In the genome of Jaculus jaculus isolate mJacJac1 chromosome 11, mJacJac1.mat.Y.cur, whole genome shotgun sequence, the window AGGACCCATCTTCAAAACATCTACACATAAAGGTTAGCAAGTTAAGATTATTGTCCAAATTCCAAGTACCCAAGAAGACCCACCTTCCTAATAGACATATATTTTGGTTTTGAATCAGTGGAAGACATCAACTTTGTATCTTTCGATGAACAAAATGATGAAAAGACTCAGGGACATGTTTGTTCATATTTCCCATAGTTTCTAGAATAAAATTCATCGACTCTTTAGGCTGGAAGAAGCCTTCTAGCTCATTTACTTACATAGCCATTTAATCAACTGCTATTTGCCAAGCATTCCAACCATGCTGTCTGGCCCTTTCCTGAGGAAGCTGCTCAGATACTGTGCTGGGAACAAGGGCCACATGTGTCACATCTAGGACACTTCATTCCACAGTGCTGCTAGATATCCGCACATAGTTACATGCAGGTGATGAAACAGCAGAACATCTGTGTACTGCATGTGACTTGCAAGGAATTCACATAATAAAGATGAAATAAACATCCTCTGCCAGCGATTTCTTTATTACTCTAAATGCTACAGTGTATAGAAGGTTCAGTAATAGGGCTAATAATTTCAGAATTAGTTTGGGAATTTTGCACATAACTCTTTTCCTACCTATGACTCATGTATTTTGTGTCCTTTCTCAAGCACTGCTTTTACAGATTAACATCCTATAAACAGCACTAACACCCAAGGAACAAGGTCATCCTATCCATGGCAAAATGAATACACcaacctcagggtggcttccttCTTAAAGGATTTGGTTTGGGGAAAATGTAACCCATATAGCTGATGACAAGTGAAATTTCATTTTCAGGAGTATCTGTGCTCTTCTTTGATGCAATTTAATCTCCCAATTTGCTGAACTTAGAGGAGTTTGGGCACATGTGAACAAAACAGCTGCCCCTGCCAGCTGCCTTCCTCTCTGTGTAGACATAAATACTGTCCACCAAGCCTCTGCCAGCAGCAGAATGAGATCTAGTCGGTGGTTGCTCTCTGTGGCATTTTTCTTCCTTGGCAAACTCAACTACACAAGGCCAAGGCCTGTTGAGCTTGTAGCTGAGTAAAAATTTTGAATCCAAACCACCCAGCTTCAAGTCCTGGCTCTGCCATCAAGTTAACCATCTTTATGACTTTGGGTAAGTTCACTAGCCTTGATCTCCTTCCCTGAAAATGGACATGAAAATAGTTTTTCATGGCATTTTTGGGTTATCAAAGAAGTGaaattatattattaataattttagTGAGCAAGCTGAAATTCCATTCCTAATCCTGCCCTTCATGgactttagtgttttttttttttttttttaacaacaggaATCCCATCCCTCTAAAGAGATGTAAAGTTGATGAAGTTGAGAGGTATAGATCCATTTGATTTTATATAAACTACAACagggttttgggctggagagatagatggctcagtggttaaggcacttgcctacaaaagcctaactacccaggttccattcccacataagtcagatgcacaaggtggtgcctgtgtctggagtttgtttgcagggtataaaggccctggtgtgcctattctctttctttcaaataaataaaatatttgaaagaataggATTTTTACAAAGTAAGTTTTGTGAAACATTGAGTTAACATATTTTTGCACATATGTGGGACCTGAGTTTTCATACAGAATGTGCTTCTTACTATGAGACTGGTAGAGAAATTGAGACCACACAGCAACCCTGAGTGTGTAACAACTTCAGTGAAAGTCACGCTCAAGGCATGGTCACTTGAGCCAGTTGAGTGGGAACTGAGAACAAGCCAAGCATTCCAGGAGAAAGTGACATTTAAGCCAAGACCTTAAGGATGGATAAAACAATTGCCCAAAGAAgttggaggtggtggtgggaaaAGGTCATTCAAGGGCAACCCCTGTGGGGTTTCTATAAAGCAAGGGAGAGATTTGTGCAGATTAGCAGTCTTAGTGAGTCTACCCTGGCTAGTGACGAAGGGTGGAGAGCAGCTAAACCAGTTAATCATTTGAGAGCACAGTAGTCTAGCCTGGGGTGAGGGCAGTAGGTATTGAAGAAGGATCCTGTGTCTAGACACAACTGACAACACTTGATGATTGATAGAGAAAGGTTCTGCAAGACAGACTCCCCCTTGTCCCACACCCACACCTCTGAGGTCTAACTTACCAACCTTTCAGGAGACAAACTTAGGGCTTGCATACTCCAAACCCTAACTCCAGGGAGGGTTCCTGTAAACAGGAAGACAGGACCATTCCATCACTGCTGTTGCAAATCATTTCCCTATCGTTTTAGACCTATCTGCAGATTGTTGCCTGCCTCCACTTGGCAGGGCTTACTGTTCCAAAGTGGGAGGGTTCTTGGCAGGAGGTGGCAGGCTGGAAACAGAATGGTAACTGGGCTAGCTAAGCACCTTCCAtgaagagaaggggaaaaaaagaaaccctgtaTTTTGGCATCTGATGCAGATTATCTGGTCAGAAAAATAATGTGAAAGTACAAATAATGCACCATGTTTACATTTGGCTTTGAAATGCCATGAATTTTTGGCAGTGGATTTATCTTGCCAAATGGTTTTTCTTAGGTCTTAGTTTGCCTTTCCTGAACAGAGACCATCTGAGCAGCAGGGGTGTCAATGCGCTGGAGGGTGTGTGGGTGGATGGCTGGGGCCCCAGCTTTATTTAAAAACTAAGCTGACACTATAATGCTATTTTGTCACCCTAGCTGATCAATATTTGTCTACCTGTCCTGTGGCACAGAGCAGGTAGCTTTTGTGACCTAAGCTTTGCCAGGTCACATGGTAATTTTTCCAGCACACAGTGCTTCCCTTCCAAATCACTGTCTACCACAGAGCCACCTCCATACCCAGGGTGGCAGCCAGAGCTCCAGAGCAACCTCAAATGAAACCATATTTGGAACACTAGGCAGGCTGTTTACAGATGTTAGTGTAAACTGTATTTTTAAGTCACAGCCAGTCTCTTGACAAAAGACCTAGACAGATCAGAAGGCCTCTTTTCCTGTTATTCATAGGGTTACTACTTCCAGACATGTTGAAAAGTTTGCTTACATTTCCTGAAGGAGGGGATGGGTAGGCAGGTGGGGGCTTACCTAAGAGAGTGTCGGGCTCGGTGAGACAATGGATCTCTACACCTAGTCCCCAGAGGGCAGAGCAGAAGGGCCAGGATGGCAGCCACTCCCTAGCGAAGAATCCCAGGCACTCCTCTTCTCCATTTGGAGTGTGCCAAGCCCGGGTGGGAGCTTGGTCCAGGCCAATGCCTCTGGAATAGATTAGTTACTGGTCTTAGGGAGCCCAGGGACACTGGTTTTCCCCATTTCCTTTTAACAGATGTAAGTACTCATTTCCAGTCTCCACACGGAGGAGCGCATTTCCTAGTTTCCCAGTCCTTGCAGGGCTAGGCTATTTTTCATAGGAAATTCTTAGTCCTTAAAAGGTTCTCTGGCCTATACACATTTTCCACGTCACTCAACCTCCTTCCTAAGGGAAGGAGCTTCCACACTCCGGTTGCCCCGTCTATGTTTTTGAAAAACACCCCACaggtttcttttatttcatttcctgaAAAACTCCAGGAAATAATGCCAGCAAATGTACCAGGGTCACCGCCAGCCACCTAGAATGGCCTTTTCCCCTCCTTCATGGTCCCCTCGATGGGTGGTTTGTCTCCCTCTCTAGCGCCTTTCGCAACAGATCCGTAGCCCTCTTCGCGACCTTCACGCCAGAAACCAGTCCCTGCTCACACTTCCCGCGGTGTCCCCAAACACACACCTCGCTGAGGTCACCCTCAGCGCGCAGCCCGGGAAGGAAATGTGAGCTAAAGCAACAGGTCCCACCCACCGGCTGAACTTGCAAGTGGATGCGGCGGCGCGAGGATGGGAGCTGGGCAGTGGAGGGAGAGGAAGCTGCTAGGAGGAAGGcgcaagggaaatgatggtgcttGACCATTGAACACTCATCAACTCATCGCTTGGGCTCTCACATGGTTTGTGTATTTGCGTGTGGCGGGGAGGAGATCCTTCCCAGGGTCACTCGGGGACTTCCGCGTGGACTGGGAGACACAAGGCCGACGCTTCGGGTTGCCTGGAGGCTTTGGCAACAAACCCCATGGAAAGGCCTTGAGATGTGCGCAAGGAACACGCGTGGTTAAAGCATACACGAGTGggtgaaacatacacacacacacacacacacacacacacacacacacatcaggcaGGGACTGCAACCCTAAGCCCGCTTTCCTCCATCCTTTCCCGGTGTCTCCCCAGCCGGCCTCTTGCTCCCGCCGGCTGCGAAGAAAGCCGGGCAAACCGACTGCACCGCGCCCCGCAGCCTCTGGGCATGCTCCGTGGCTGGACCCGCTCTGCCGCCGGAGGACGTGTCTACCCTCCCCCAGGGCGGCGGTGCCGCCCGCAGTGTCCGGGCCCCGTAAACCTCGGGCGGAGGCGGGGAGGGACCGTCGGGCCCTGCGCAGCCCGAGAGCGCCCCCCATCCCCAGGCCGGGAGAGGGCCGCGCGcaggcggaggcggcggcggcctgGGGCCTGGGCGTGCTGCGCTTCCTTAGAAAGTCAAGCTCGGCTTCAAGCAGCCCGGGATCCGGGCGACCACCGCCGCAgccggggagggggcggggcggagCAGGGCGGGGCCAGGTGGGGGTGGTCTGGGTACCCCAGCGAGGTGCGAAGTCAGTCGCCGCCCACTCTCTTCCTTGGTTCCGCCCCCCACCCAAGGGAAATGACAATTCAGTGGGAAAGTGTCTGGTTCTCGGAAAATCCCTGGGGCGGGGTGCCGGGCGCGCCGGGCGCGAAATGGTTAAAACAAAGTCCGCGCGCGCCCCTGGCCTCCCGGTATGAAAAGTGTGCGCGCTGGTGGCTGGTCACCTCTTTACTAATTTGCGGGTTAGTTGCCCCGAGGGAGGAAGTCTGGTGGTGCCGCGCGGTTGGGTCACCGCTTCAGGGTGCTGGCTCCGGCCCCCACCCTaagcccgggggagggggaacagCACCTCGCAGCAGGAGGGCGCCGGGCTCCGGGAGGTGGCGGCGGGTGGCCAGAGAAGGTTCGGCCCCGgactcactctctgcctcctcctccccctaGGATTATCGAGAGGATGGGATGGATCTAGGCAGTGACgccggcagcagcagcagcagccgcgcCAGCTCACAGTCCAACTCCACCAAAGTGACCCCTTGCTCCGAGTGCAAATCCTCATCGTCGCCGGGGGGCAGCCTGGACTTGGTGTCTGCCCTGGAGGATTATGAGGAGCCCTTTCCGGTCTACCACAAGAAGGTGATTGATGACTGGGCGCCAGAGGAGgacggggaggaggaggaagaggaggacgagCGAGGGTACCGAAATGACCGCTGTCCGGCCCGGGAGCGGGGGGACGTGAGCGCCAGGACCGGCGGCGGCGGAGGCAGGAGCGGCAACACCACCATGCCGTCCCCCATGCCCAACGGCAACCTCCACCCGCACGACCCCCAGGACCTCAGGCACAATGGCAATGTGGTGGTGGCCGGCCGATCGAGTGGTTCTCGGGGCCCCCGCCGCGCGATCCAGAAGCCCCAGCCCGCGGGAGGTCGGCGCGGAGGCCGAGGTCGGGTGGTCGCCGGGGGCCTCTATCTTCAACCGCCGGACGGTGGGACGTATGTCCCTGAAGAGCCCCCGGCACCCCCTATGGACTGGGAGGCTCTGGAGAAGCATCTAGCCGGGCTGCAGTTCCGGGAGCAGGAGGTGCGAAACCAAGGCCAGACGAGAACCAACTCCACCTCTGTAAGTTGGCCGGATGCGTGCCCACGCGCGCACACCCGCGTGCACACCCCGCGCGCAGCCCGCACACCCCTGCTCCGCGCGCGCATCCGCTCGGGGCCCCATTCATCCTTCCGCCTGGGCGGGTGCGGGGCGGCGAGCCTGCCTCCGGCTCCCCTGGGGTACGGTTGCGAGCAGTCTGGGTCTGCTGGGTGGgcggaggggaaggaggggcagcCAGAGGGCAATGGAAAGTCAGGCTAGTGGAGCCGGCGACTCATTTTGATGGAATTACTTATGGAGAGTAGGTCATgagtcacttgcctgaaaataaACCTGGGGAGATTTCCGCACCAGAGCCCGTGCCTGCGGGGGCTATCTCACGTGGTCGTCTGTGGCTTTGTCCGTCGTGGTAGATCTCCGCGCGTGTGCCGGTCTGTACCCACCCGCAGCTCTGGCAGTGAGGTTTGTTCCACCGCACTTTCCAGCTTAGGCTCCTGGATCTGGGTGGGTTAAAGACCCTCCTCTACGACTTTCTTTATAAAACCTGAGCTGTTGCTGGCCTGGGGGACCGGGTGGATTGAACTGCCAGGATGAAGGAGGGAGTGTTGCCTCTGTTGCCTGACTCACTCCCTGTTGGCAAATCCCCCCATGTTTTGATAAAAGAACCACTTATAGTTCCTTACCGGAGGCTACTGCCACAATTCAGGAAAGCCAGACTGGGAGGGGTGCTGGCtttgagagggaggaggaggaggaagggctgtATCTATAATAAACTCTGGCAGGTTCATACTTGTCTCCAcgtttgtcttttggttttttggttttttttttttttttgcccctgaGAGGCAAGCAAATAAATGACTTAAAAGAAGAGCATCATGAATGTAGCTCCCTCTTTTATCACTGTTTTGTGATCAAGCAACAGTTGGAATTTGAAATCATTACTGATACCCCTAAATAGGGCTGAAGGACAAGGTTGAAATGAGCTGCTTTCTGTGTGTGACATCCCTGTGGCACTGTGGGAAAACGCTTGCCTGGCAGGTGTTATTTGGTGATTCCAGGTCCTGAGGATACAGGAAATTGGGTGCGTGCACTTCTGACTTCAGGGGAGAGGATGGTTTCACAGAGAAATTCTGTGAGAGAAAGCCCTTGGCTGACAGGGCCCACTGGTTAGTGTCTCTTGAGAAACTACCTATTAAATTAACACTCTCATTTTAATCCAAGCAGTTTAAAACTTTACCATGTCACTAACTGACATGGAATCTTTCCATTACAGCCAGTTCTATTTCTTGTACCTTGAAATAGAAAACATCCTTTTCCCATTTAAGTAGCAGGATTTGAACTGTGGCTTCAAGGTAAGTAGTCACACATCTGTAACAAGCCGAGATTCTGgtgaggagagatagagatagctTATCTGCCCTCTGGGAACTTGGCATGTAAAGGCATACCTAACAAGCCAGGCCACTCATCCACAGTGCATACTCAAGCCTTTTTGTTATTATGAAGACTACTCTTTACTTACTGTGCAGTCTTTGGAACTTAAAGTGGCCCCTCACCTCATCAACAATTTCCTTTTTGGGCTTCATTCCCTCTAACCTGCCCCCACCTTTATACCTTCAGCTCTCCTGAAAATACCTGCTCTGGGTATTTTTCTATACATCACACAGAGCAACTTAAATACCATTGCTTAgcacagatatttattttttaaaaaacaggatgAAGAAGTGTCTTTGAAATTAAACTAAATAGTTCATGTTTTAGTTTGAATAAAATTATTAGTCCATGTTTGCTTAGAATGGTGTTCTGTTTATGAACTGTAAGTTACATAAAAGCACCTTAACacttaaaatgaaatagaatgtACTGTGGTGTAAACTGTTCGTGTCGTATAGTCACAGAAAACTTGGTAACTTTTACAACTTTGGTTTGGGCTTTGTGTATACACTGGATCATGGTATAAAGTGTGTTTCTTGCTATACATTACTGTtatgaatgtttttaaaactgATTTAAGTCTTGCTTAGCACTGCCTGGAATAAGGGGCAGAATTTATGGCCATGAGAACAGGACCTGAGAATAATAAATTGTGCAGAAGAGAGGGCCCACCTTGAAGAGTTGTTCAAGTCAATGATAGTTTGCTATTATAGAATGTTGTATGTAAACACGTTTAGACAGCTTGGGTGCATCCACTGGGAGGAGGGTATAACATGGAAAGAAGGGGGCAGGCTCTCTTCACCAAATGTTCCAGTGCCACCCCTCTGCAATCaagtctctccttccttccttccagattcagttCAGCTTCTCAGCAACTCAGAGAGGCTGTCCTTGATAAGGCATGATGACAGCATCCCCACTTAGCCCCTGCCACTCACACCTGTGTTATATTTTCTTAGTATTCACCACGTTCCAATTTGTTTAATTCTCTGTTTTGGTCTTCCTGAAACCTTGGTGGGAGTATAAAGGTCTTACCTGTTTGTTACCtgtttgttgtgttttgcttttcttgAATCGGGGCTTCATGGTTTcatgtctggcctccaactctaaGTAGCTGAAGCTGTCCttcaactcctgattctcctgcctctattttccaaattctgggattacaggtgaccACCTTGCCCAGAAAAAGTGCCCATTTTTAACTGCTGTGACCTGGTGCCTGGTATACAGGACATTCTTAAATACCTAGTGAAGAAGGAAGTGTTCACATGACCCACACTTCCCAGACCTCATCCAACCCTTTCATCTTCAAGTTGCTATGTGTTAGGCTCCTGGCAATTGGGTGTGTGCAACTGGGACTTCAGGGGCTAGCCCGGTTGAGGAGCTCAAAGGCATTATGTGATTCCCTAAGCTCCAGGTAAGAAACCTGTTGAAAGAGGTTTGGTCCTTCCACTGACACTGAAGtagtcttttcttctcttttaatgattaaaataacttgaaacaaagaaaaggaagatgtaTCCTCTTCTTGAAATAACTTAAAGGATTTTCTAATAAGACCCCTCTTGGgattagagaaatggcttagcatttaaaggtgctcgcttgcaaagtctgatgttgACAGCCTGGTttctattacccagtacccatataatagCAGATGCACACTgtgacgcatgtgtctgcagttggtttgcagctgccggagaccttggcatgcacatacatattctctctctctctctctctttctctctctctctctctctctctctttctctctctctctctctctctctctctctctctctctctctctctctctccctctccctctctttgtattactgtcactctctgcttgcacataaattttaaaaaatttttaaaagatcccTCTTGCACTTCCTCAGTCTTAAAGACAGAAGTAAACCGAGCAGTAACCTAGATCCCACTCTTTCAGTCTTCTCACAGGCAAGGGTTTTGTTTTCCTAGCACACTGTTGAGTTCTTCAGAGCCCCAAAACGTGAGCCAGGGTTCCTCTCTCCCAGTCTTCTGCTTCTGCAGCCTCACTAACCTACGACAGAAGAGCACTGAGCTCTCAGAAATACATTGACTATCCACCATCTCTAACCCAGGTAAGATTTGGGCCAATTTAAAACACACCATGATCTTGATGTGGGAAGGGCTTGGGAGCTAATCCCTCCCTTGGTGTTGGTAGTGCTAGGACACCACAGGGCCTTTGCAGTCAAGGCTGGAACACACTGACTCACACTGCTGCTTTCTTAGAGGTGGAGGCTCCTTCACAGACTCGCATTGCCTCCGCTGTCCAACCTAGCCTGCAAGTTTAAACAACTCCCCAGCTATATCCCTGGTAGCTCACCTTGTGCTTGTCACATGGAGGAGGGTGATCTGTTCTACCCATCAACCAGAACTGCTCCCAGCAGTGTTTCCTGGAGCTGCTCCTGTTGTGGTCTGTTGGGGCCCGTCTCTCCTCCTGGCAGGGAGTGGACTTGTTGAGCTGAGGGCCAAGTGCAGACTGAAGACGGTTGTGTGCACGAGTGCTTTGGATGTCAGGTAGAAGTATGGCTCCCATAAGCTCATCCTAAGTTCTTATGTCTTTGCCTGCTCATGCTCGGGAGAACTAGTGCTGGCAGTCCTGAGGGCAACAGGAGCTTCTTTGAGTCTTCCCTCTGTGGACACACTGGCCCATGCAGTCTGCCAGCCAGCCTTCTCTCTTAGCCCAAAGTGATGACCCCTGTTTATCACTGACTTTCTTCCTCCTGCTCAGGGGACTCCCTGCACCCTTCACCAGGCCACTCTTCCTAATGGTGAgaattgcatcttttttttttctttttttcgtgtGTATAATAACGTATGTGGGGAATACATGCTCGTGTGTGCTTGTTCATGTTGTGGACACAGTGTATGTACACATGGGTAccgaggccagaagttgatattgGCTCTCTACCTTACTTATCCTTTGATGCAGGGCCTTACCCTGAAtcaggctagactagccagccggCAGTAAGGattcttctaccactgcctccccagaaCTGTGACTGCTGGCTGTGTTACTGGGCCCGGGCTGTACATAGGGACTAGCGACCCAAACGCAGGTACTGCTTGTACAGCACGCATTTACCCACTGGTCATCTCCCCAGCAAGCCATTTTACTTCGTTGTTGCCATGGTTTTACTGTGAGGCTAACCCTCCTTCAGGGTAGATGGTTCTGTATGGTTCTCTGTCTTGacactcagcattttttttttttccttctgggatTCTGCTTTAAAAACAGGTCTACAGTTGATGTATAAATaagttatacatatatacaacatataaCTTGATGAGTCTTCACATATATGattcatgtgcatatatgtgaatATTGATATACCCATGGACCCATCATCAAAGTCAAGGCAGTAGACAGATCCATCAATCTATCACCCCCCACCCAAAGTATCCTCGTATCCCTTTGTAATCATAACCTATCTTGTCCCTAGACAGACACTGATCACTGATCTGatttctgtagtataggttagtttacactttctgtttttatataatttagctatttattagcaaggagagagaagagagtgagagagagagatagaaaggaaaagagagaaatgagaatgggtgtgcgagggcctagtgccgctgcaaactccagacacatgcatcactttgtctgTCTTCATGTACGTTGACATGGGCTCTGGAAATCTGGACTCAGGCCTTCTGTCttggcaaacaagtgcttttaatcgctgagccatccctccagccctacattttctaaaattaacAAAAGTGGACTCATTATACAATGTGTTTGGTTTTTTCCTAGTATTAGGTAGGTTTAAAAACCATGcaaggggtgaagagatggcttaatggttaaggcacttgcctgtgaagcctaaggacccaggttcaattcaccagtacccacgtaggccagatgcacaaggtgacacatgagtctcatgtccatttgcagtggatggaggcccgggagtgctctctgtgtctgcctcttcctccctctgtctctctctatccccacctttctcaaataagtaagtaaaatattaaaaaaaaagaacatgcaaGACAAGAGCTCTCTCTACCTCTTACCCGCATATCCAGCcctttcgtttttgttttttttttttcttttttgtttttttgaaaggaTCTTactaacccaagctggccttgaacttactttgGAGCCTAGGCAGACCTTAAACTTtaaggtcctcctgcctcaacttctatAGAAGCTAGGATCATAGACCTAGGATACCATGCCCACCATTTATCAGCTTCTTTTACTAAACATGTGTGTAGTGGTTCGgctcaggtgtcccacataaacttaggtgttctgaatgctaggtacctagctggtgacaatttggaaattggagcctcctggaggcagtgtattgttggcagtGAGTTTAAGGATGATatgccagctcccccttgccagtgtttggcacattctcctgctgatgctgtccacctgatgttgaccaggaggtgatggccaccttctgctcatgccatcattttcctctgccatcgtggaacttccccttgagtctgtaagccaaaataaaccctttcctcccacagacCGCTTTGGTTGAgtactttctgccagcaacacaaggCTAACTGCAATAATGTGATTATTTTGAAAGTCACACAGTTGTGTGTATCAATAActcattcctttctttcattgACTAGTACTCTATTTTATTGATATACTATAGTCATCTAGTGATGAACACTCAGATTACTTCAAGTTCTTAGCTACTACAAATAGAAGTGCAATGAGTATTTATGTACAAGACATTGTGTGAAGCTGTACTTTCATTTCTCTTAGAAAAATACTCTAAATGGAAaggctgggtcatatagtaggcATATGTTCAACTTTATAAGAAGCTGTC includes:
- the Schip1 gene encoding schwannomin-interacting protein 1 isoform X1 is translated as MVKTKSARAPGLPDYREDGMDLGSDAGSSSSSRASSQSNSTKVTPCSECKSSSSPGGSLDLVSALEDYEEPFPVYHKKVIDDWAPEEDGEEEEEEDERGYRNDRCPARERGDVSARTGGGGGRSGNTTMPSPMPNGNLHPHDPQDLRHNGNVVVAGRSSGSRGPRRAIQKPQPAGGRRGGRGRVVAGGLYLQPPDGGTYVPEEPPAPPMDWEALEKHLAGLQFREQEVRNQGQTRTNSTSAQKNERESIRQKLALGSFFDDGPGIYTSCSKSGKPSLSSRLQSGMNLQICFVNDSGSDKDSDADDSKTETSLDTPLSPMSKQSSSYSDRDTTEEESESLDDMDFLTRQKKLQAEAKMALAMAKPMAKMQVEVEKQNRKKSPVADLLPHMPHISECLMKRSLKPTDLRDMTIGQLQVIVNDLHSQIESLNEELVQLLLIRDELHTEQDAMLVDIEDLTRHAESQQKHMAEKMPAK